The Candidatus Omnitrophota bacterium genome includes the window AGAGGCGCCAACGCCTGCGGAGACTTCCTGGCAGGCGCTCACAGAAAACGTCCGCCGGCTGTATGACGCAGGCGAGTACGTCGAAGCGGCCAAAGCCGCCGAGGAGGCCGTTGACGTCTCGCGCACCGCATTCGGCGAAGAGCACACGCGCACCTCAACCGCCCTGAACAATCTCGCCGAAGTCTGCGGCGCCCAGGGGCGGTTCAAGGAAGCCGAGTCCCTGCATCTGCGCGCGCTGATGATCAATGAAAAGCTCCTTGGAGAATTCCATCCCGCGGTGGCGACCGATGCGTTCAATCTCGGAGCCCTCTACCTCCAAGAGAAAAAATATGCGCTGGCGGAGCCGATGCTGCGGCGCGCCTTGGTGACGCTGCAGATCCACGATGGACCGCGCGATGTTTCTGAGGTGCCGGTCCTTGGGCTTTTAGGAGATGCCGTGGCCGGGCAGCATCGCGAGAAAGACGCCGAGCAATTGTACCGCCAAGCGCTTGCGATTGTGGCGGATGTCGAGGGCGAGGAGCACCCGGTGGCGGCTGAGCTCTTCAGCAGCTTGGCGGCTGTGGCTGAGGCTCAGGGGCATATTGACGATGCTGAGCTGCACCTGCGGCAGGCCATCACGATCGCCACCCGCACCCTGGGTCCTGACCACGAAATGACCGAGGCCTTTGTGCATGATCTGGCGACGTTCTATGAGGCGCACGGCATGCCCGCCAGGGCCGAGCCGCTGCGCGAGCGGGAAGCCTTGCTGCGAGAAGCGCGGGAGCGCTCCCCATGAGCCGACGCGGATGCGTCTATGTGGTGGGTGCTGGCCCTGGAGACCCTGGCCTGATCACGGTTAAAGGGCAGGAGGCGCTGCGTCGAGCCAATGTGGTGGTCTACGATCATCTGGTCTCTCCGCGGCTGCTGAAACAGTGTTCGCCGACGGCGAAGCTGGTGTACGTCGGCAAGGAGGCAGACAAGCACACCGCGCCACAAGGCTCGATCAACCGCTTGCTGATTCGGGAAGCCAACGCTGGGAAATCCGTTGTGCGGTTAAAAGGCGGCGATCCGTTCCTCTTTGGCCGCGGCGGGGAGGAGGCCGAAGAGCTTGTCAAAGCCAAGATTCCGTTTGAAATTGTTCCAGGCGTGACAAGCGCTATTGCGGTTCCGGCGTATGCCGGCATTCCGGTCACCCACCGTCGCTATGCGTCTTCCGTCGCCATACTGACCGGCCATGAGGATCCCGCGAAGAAGGGCAGCAGCATTCGGTGGCCGCAATTGGCCACCGCCACAGATACGCTGGTCTGCTTGATGGGTGTGAGTCGGTTGCCGGCCATCGTGGCCGAGCTTTGTCGCCACGGCCGGCCTGTCTCGACCCCGTGCGCCGTGATTGCGTGGGGTACTAGGGCGACTCAGCGAACCGTGACAGCCACGTTGTCCACCATCGCGGCCGCTGTCACGAGCGCAGGGCTTCGCCCGCCGGCGATTCTTGTGGTGGGCGAGGTGGTTCGACTGCGCAAGCAGCTCAACTGGTTTGAGCGAAAGCCGCTGTTCGGCAAACGCCTCCTGGTGACGCGAGCGCAAGAGAAGGCGGCCTCGCTGTCGAATCAATTGGAAGCGCTTGGGGCTGAGGTTGAGGAGTTACCGGCGATTGCGCTGGCCCCGGTGCCGTCGAATGGCGCGTTTAAAACTCTCGTGGCGTCGCTGCCCAACACTGATTGGGTCTTTTTCACCAGCCCTGAAGGTATTGGGTGGTTTCGCGAGATGCTCAAACCGCACCGCAAGGACTTGCGAATCCTCTCTGGGTGTCACATTGGCGCGATCGGTTCCAAAACTGCGGTGGCCATTGAGTCGCTGGGGCTGCATGTGGATTTTGTGCCGAAGCAATACAGCCAAGAGGGCGTGCTGAACGATTTTCCCAGACGGCTCCTGAAAGGCAAGCGCGCCGTGATCCTCAGCGCCAAAGGCAGCCGCGATGTGTTGGAGCATGGGTTGCGCGCGCGCGGGATGCAGGTGGTGAAGGGATCGATTTATCAAACCGTCATCCCGAAAGCGCTGCGGCAGAGCGCGACAACGCTCTTTGAGCGGCCATTTGATGCCGTAACCGTGACCTCGGCGAGCTGTGTGGATCACTTGCACGAAGCGCTCGTCGCCGCAGGCAAGGCGACGCTTTTCCGTCACCTGAGATTTGCTTCCATCGGTCCGATCACCTCAGCCGCGGTCCGCGCTCGCGGTGGTCGCGTGGCTATTGAAGCAAAAATCTCAACCATCGAAGGCCTTGTCGATGCGATCCAACACGTTTAGAGGAATCTCATGTATCGGACGAGACGGGTGAGGGCATCTGAAGCGCTGAGAGGGTTGATTCGAGAGACGCATCTGTCTGCAGATCAGCTGGTGATGCCGCTGTTTGTGCGCGCAGGCAAGAAGGTTCGGGCGGCGATCCCAACCATGCCAGGCCAGTTTCAGTTTTCGGTCGATACGCTCGCGCAGGAATGTCGGCAACTCAAGGAGCTTGGCGTACCCGCAGTGCTGCTCTTCGGCCTCTCAGATAAAAAAGATGCGCGGGGCAGCCGGGCCTATGCCAAGAATGGCATTGTGCAGCAAGCGGTGGCGGCGATTAAATCATCGGTGCCTGAGCTGCTGGTCATCACCGATGTGTGCCTCTGCGCGTACACGTTGCATGGGCATTGTGGGGTCGTCGGGAGCGACACACGACACAAGACCCATTTCTACATTGATAATGATGCCTCGGTGGAGATTCTCGCAAAGGTCGCCCTATCGCATGCGAAGGCTGGAGCTGACCTGGTCGCACCATCGGACATGATGGATGGCACGGTAGGAGCGATCCGCAAATTGCTCGATGCTGAGGATTTTGATCGCGTGCCGATCATGGCCTACTCCGTGAAATACGCGTCCAGTTTTTACGGGCCGTTTCGTGAGGCCGTAGACTCAGCACCCCAATTCGGCGATCGCCGCTCCTACCAGATGGACCCGGCTAATGCCGAGGAGGCGTTGCGCAAGGCGCGGTCCGACGTGGAGCAAGGAGCGGATATCCTTATGGTCAAACCAGCGCTGGTCTACCTTGATATTATTCGGCGCGTCAAGCAGGCATTGCCATATCCACTCGCCGCATTTAACGTCAGCGGCGAGTACGCGATGGTCAAAGCGGCGTCAGCTCGCGGCTGGCTGCAGGAGCGGCCGGTCTGGATGGAAATGCTGCTCGCGATGAAACGCGCCGGTGCCGATATCCTCATCACCTACTGGGCCAAAGACGCCGCCAGACTCCTCAGAGAAGAATGAATCGTCAATCGTCAATCGTCAATCGAAAATCAATCGGAGCTGGTGCTCTCAAGTACCTTGTCGGCGGCGTGAACAGTCCGGTGCGAGCCTTCCGCCATGTTGGCGGCAATCCGCTCATGCTCCGGCAGGGCCGCGACAGCCAGGTGTATGACGTCGATGGTCGCGCCTATGTCGACTTCATCATGGGCTGGGGGTCTTTGATCCACGGTCATCGGCAGGTCAAGGGAAGTACCGTCTTAGGATTAACGCACCCTGCGGAAGCCGAACTAGCTCGCCTGATGGTTGACGCCGTGCCATCGGTCGAGCAGGTCCGCTTTACCGTCTCAGGCACCGAAGCATGCATGACCGCGGTGCGCCTTGCCCGCGCCGTGACCGGGCGCCCGCGCATCCTCATGTTCGATGGCAGTTACCACGGCCATGCCGAGAGCGTGATGGCCGGCAAGACGGCTGGGATCTCTGCGGCCGCAACCCGTGAGGCCATGTCCGTTCCGTATAATGACATCGAGGCTGTGGCGCGTGCGATCCGCCATCATGCCAACAGATTCGCTTGCGTCATCGTCGAGCCGGTGGCGGCCAACACCGGCGTCATCGTGCCTGAGGTGGCGTTCCTCAAACGCCTCAGAGCGCTGACTCAGCGTCATGGTATCCTGCTCATTTTTGATGAAGTCGTCACCGGATTCCGTCTAGCCTTGGGTGGCGCTCAATCCTATTTTCGCATCACGCCGGACCTGACGACCTTTGGCAAGATCATCGGCGGTGGCATGCCGATTGGCGCGCTTGGCGGTCCCGCACGTTTCATGAAACGTCTTGCCCCGGAAGGGAATGTCTATCACGGCGGCACATTTGCCGGCCACCCGCTGAGCATGACCGCGGGCGCGTTCACGCTGAAAAAACTCCACGCCCACCCCCCGTATGGCGCCTTAGACCGTGCAGGCCGCAGGCTCCAACGAGGCCTTCAGCACGCCGCTCAACGCTGTGGTATAGCGATTCAGATCAACCGGCTCGGTTCCATGCTGACGGTCTTTTTCTCCGACCAGCCCATCCGAAACGCCGGTGACGCCGCTCGCAGTCGCCGGCAACAGTTC containing:
- the hemB gene encoding porphobilinogen synthase produces the protein MYRTRRVRASEALRGLIRETHLSADQLVMPLFVRAGKKVRAAIPTMPGQFQFSVDTLAQECRQLKELGVPAVLLFGLSDKKDARGSRAYAKNGIVQQAVAAIKSSVPELLVITDVCLCAYTLHGHCGVVGSDTRHKTHFYIDNDASVEILAKVALSHAKAGADLVAPSDMMDGTVGAIRKLLDAEDFDRVPIMAYSVKYASSFYGPFREAVDSAPQFGDRRSYQMDPANAEEALRKARSDVEQGADILMVKPALVYLDIIRRVKQALPYPLAAFNVSGEYAMVKAASARGWLQERPVWMEMLLAMKRAGADILITYWAKDAARLLREE
- a CDS encoding tetratricopeptide repeat protein, giving the protein MNRIGFVSIIVAVTWPGLLFAEEAPTPAETSWQALTENVRRLYDAGEYVEAAKAAEEAVDVSRTAFGEEHTRTSTALNNLAEVCGAQGRFKEAESLHLRALMINEKLLGEFHPAVATDAFNLGALYLQEKKYALAEPMLRRALVTLQIHDGPRDVSEVPVLGLLGDAVAGQHREKDAEQLYRQALAIVADVEGEEHPVAAELFSSLAAVAEAQGHIDDAELHLRQAITIATRTLGPDHEMTEAFVHDLATFYEAHGMPARAEPLREREALLREARERSP
- the cobA gene encoding uroporphyrinogen-III C-methyltransferase yields the protein MSRRGCVYVVGAGPGDPGLITVKGQEALRRANVVVYDHLVSPRLLKQCSPTAKLVYVGKEADKHTAPQGSINRLLIREANAGKSVVRLKGGDPFLFGRGGEEAEELVKAKIPFEIVPGVTSAIAVPAYAGIPVTHRRYASSVAILTGHEDPAKKGSSIRWPQLATATDTLVCLMGVSRLPAIVAELCRHGRPVSTPCAVIAWGTRATQRTVTATLSTIAAAVTSAGLRPPAILVVGEVVRLRKQLNWFERKPLFGKRLLVTRAQEKAASLSNQLEALGAEVEELPAIALAPVPSNGAFKTLVASLPNTDWVFFTSPEGIGWFREMLKPHRKDLRILSGCHIGAIGSKTAVAIESLGLHVDFVPKQYSQEGVLNDFPRRLLKGKRAVILSAKGSRDVLEHGLRARGMQVVKGSIYQTVIPKALRQSATTLFERPFDAVTVTSASCVDHLHEALVAAGKATLFRHLRFASIGPITSAAVRARGGRVAIEAKISTIEGLVDAIQHV
- a CDS encoding glutamate-1-semialdehyde 2,1-aminomutase, with translation MNRQSSIVNRKSIGAGALKYLVGGVNSPVRAFRHVGGNPLMLRQGRDSQVYDVDGRAYVDFIMGWGSLIHGHRQVKGSTVLGLTHPAEAELARLMVDAVPSVEQVRFTVSGTEACMTAVRLARAVTGRPRILMFDGSYHGHAESVMAGKTAGISAAATREAMSVPYNDIEAVARAIRHHANRFACVIVEPVAANTGVIVPEVAFLKRLRALTQRHGILLIFDEVVTGFRLALGGAQSYFRITPDLTTFGKIIGGGMPIGALGGPARFMKRLAPEGNVYHGGTFAGHPLSMTAGAFTLKKLHAHPPYGALDRAGRRLQRGLQHAAQRCGIAIQINRLGSMLTVFFSDQPIRNAGDAARSRRQQFAAWANGLRRHGILIPPSPFEALFLSTAHTAQDVDRLITASEEIFTAMGNGA